The Benincasa hispida cultivar B227 chromosome 11, ASM972705v1, whole genome shotgun sequence genome has a segment encoding these proteins:
- the LOC120090359 gene encoding putative serine/threonine-protein kinase produces the protein MSCSCFGSSTLEKKRISTRADKELDTDLPENVKQFSFNELRSASEDFHSNNRIGRGGFGTVYKGTLRNGVQVAIKKLSVESKQGAREFVTEIKTISNVRHPNLVELIGCCSQKANRILVYEYLENNSLDHALLDPKTTGVNLDWGKRSSICIGTARGLQFLHEEAVPRIVHRDIKASNILLDSDYNPKIGDFGLAKLFPDDITHISTRIAGTTGYLAPEYAMGGQLTPKADVYSFGVLILEIVSGRRSSTVFGREISILLLERVWELYEEGKLLDIVDPRLGDYPREEMLRYMKVALFCTQATANRRPVMSQVIDMLTKKIKLNEKLLTAPGFYGGLGISDIPSVRKKTSKSSTSTSNEMSSAAISITQITPR, from the exons ATGAGTTGCAGCTGCTTCGGTTCCTCTACTTTGGAGAAGAAACGAATCTCTACACGTGCTGATAAGGAACTGGACA CTGACTTGCCTGAGAATGTAAAACAATTCTCCTTCAATGAATTAAGATCTGCTTCGGAGGATTTCCATTCGAACAATAGAATTGGACGTGGAGGTTTTGGAACTGTTTACAAG GGCACATTAAGGAATGGAGTACAAGTTGCGATAAAGAAACTCTCTGTAGAGTCTAAGCAAGGTGCTCGTGAATTTGTGACAGAGATCAAAACCATTTCAAATGTTAGGCATCCAAACCTTGTTGAGTTGATTGGATGCTGTTCTCAAAAAGCTAACCGGATCTTGGTTTATGAATATTTGGAGAATAATAGTCTCGACCATGCTTTGTTAG ATCCTAAGACCACAGGCGTCAACCTGGATTGGGGGAAGAGGTCCTCTATTTGCATTGGTACTGCTAGGGGTCTTCAATTTCTTCATGAGGAAGCTGTTCCCCGTATTGTGCATAGAGACATCAAGGCTAGTAATATACTCCTTGATAGTGACTACAATCCGAAAATTGGTGACTTTGGATTAGCCAAACTTTTTCCCGATGATATTACTCACATTAGCACAAGAATTGCAGGAACAAC TGGTTATTTGGCTCCAGAGTATGCAATGGGAGGTCAGCTAACTCCGAAGGCTGATGTATATAGCTTTGGAGTCCTCATCCTTGAAATAGTTAGTGGTAGACGTAGCAGTACAGTTTTTGGGAGAGAAATATCAATACTTTTGCTGGAAAGG GTGTGGGAGTTATATGAAGAAGGAAAACTCTTAGATATAGTAGATCCTAGACTAGGAGATTATCCTCGGGAAGAAATGCTTAGGTACATGAAAGTGGCTCTTTTTTGCACGCAAGCTACTGCAAATCGACGGCCAGTGATGAGCCAAGTCATTGACATGCTTACAAAGAAGATCAAGCTTAACGAGAAGTTACTTACCGCCCCGGGGTTCTACGGAGGCTTGGGGATTAGTGACATTCCTTCAGTGAGGAAGAAAACTTCCAAGTCGAGCACTTCCACTAGCAACGAGATGAGCTCTGCAGCCATCTCCATAACTCAAATCACCCCCAGATGA